A stretch of the Acanthochromis polyacanthus isolate Apoly-LR-REF ecotype Palm Island chromosome 22, KAUST_Apoly_ChrSc, whole genome shotgun sequence genome encodes the following:
- the LOC110971729 gene encoding protein FAM186A-like isoform X13 — protein sequence MQSRLVEMGSWKQHPTVDRCSFVSRCSFVSRCPLVSRYSFVSRCCFVSRCPLLSRCPLVSKCCFVSRCPLVSRCPLVSRCSFVSRCLLVFRCLLVSRCPLVSRCCFFSRCPLVSRCPLVSRSCFVSRGLVLSPGVHLSPGVVLSPGVLLSPSVVLSPGVLLSPSVVLSPGVLLSPGVPLSPGVVLSLGVPVSLGVVLSLGVLLSPGVLLSPGVVLSPGILLSPGVLLSPGVVLSLGVLLFPGVLLSPSVVLSPGVLLSPSVVLSPSVVLSPVVVLSPGVVLSPGILLSPGVPLSPGVLLSPGVVLSPGILLSPGVPLSPGFLLSPGLVLSPGVPLSPGVVLSPGVLLSPSVVLSPGVVLSPGVVLSPGILLSPGVVLSPGVVLSPGVFLSSGVFLSPGVLLSPGVVLSPGILLSPGVLLSPGVVLSPGVLLSPSVVLSPGVPLSPGVLLSPGVVLSPGVLLSPGVVLSPGVLLSPGVVLSPGVLLSPGVVLSPGILLSPGVLLSPGVVLSLGVLLSPGVLLSPSVVLSPGVLLSPGVVLSPGILLSPGVVLSPGVVLSPGVFLSSGVFLSPGVLLSPGVVLSPGILLSPGVLLSPGVVLSPGVLLSPSVVLSPGVPLSPGVLLSPGVVLSPGVLLSPGVVLSPGVLLSPGVVLSPGVLLSPGVVLSPGILLSPGVLLSPGVVLSLGVLLSPGVLLSPSVVLSPGVLLSPSVVLSPSVVLSPVVVLSPGILLSPGVPLSPGVVLSPGVLLSPGVVLSPGILLSPGVPLSPGVLLSPGVVLSLGVLLSPGVLLSPSVVLSPGVLLSPSVVLSPVVVLSPGILLSPGVPLSPGVVLSPGVLLSPDVVLSPGILLSPGVPLSPGFLLSPGVVLSPGVPLSPGVPLSPGVLLSPGVVLSPGVLLSPSVVLSPGVVLSPGVVLSPGILLSPGVPLSPGVLLSPGVVLSLGVLLSPGVLLSPSVVLSPGVLLSPSVVLSPGVVLSPGVVLSLGVLLSPGVLLSPSVVLSPGVLLSPSVVLSPVVVLSPGILLSPGVPLSPGVVLSPGVLLSPDVVLSPGILLSPGVPLSPGFLLSPGVVLSPGVPLSPGVVLSPGVVLSPGVLLSPSVVLSPGVVLSPGVVLSPGILLSPGVPLSPGVLLSPGVVLSLGVLLSPGVLLSPSVVLSPGVLLSPSVVLSPSVVLSPVVVLSAGVVLSPGILLSPGVVLSPGVLLSPGVVLSPGILLSPGVPLSPGFLLSPGLVLSPGVPLSPGVLLSPSVVLSPGVPLSPGVLLSPGLVLSLGVLLSPGVVLSLGVLLSPCVVLSPGVLLSPGVVLSPGVLLSPGVVLSLGVLLSPGVVLSLGVLLSPGVVLSPGVLLSPGVVLSPGVLLCPGVPLPPGVVLSLGVLSSPGVLLSPLLVLSPGVLLSPGVVLSPSVLLSPGVFFVSRCPLVSRCPLVSKCSFVSRCPHVSWYPLASRCCFVSRCPLVSRCPLVSRSFFVSRSCFISRCPLVSRCPLVSRCSFVSRCFFFVSRCPLVSRCPLVSRCCFVSWCPLVSRCFFVSRCPLVSRCPLVSKCSFVSRCPHVSRYPLASRCCFVSRCPLVSRCPLVSRCSFVSRCFFFVSRCFFLSLGVLLSPGVLLSPGVVLSLGVLLSPGVVLSPGVLVSPGVLVSPGVLLSPGVL from the exons atgcagagtagactggtggaaatgggcagctggaagcagcatCCAACAGTGGACAGGTGTAgttttgtctccaggtgtagttttgtctccaggtgtcctcttgtctccaggtATAGTTTTGTCTCCagatgttgttttgtctccaggtgtcctcttttgtccaggtgtcctcttgtctccaagtgttgttttgtctccaggtgtccccttgtctccaggtgtcctcttgtctccaggtgtagttttgtctccaggtgtcTTCTTGTCTTCAGGTGTCTTCTTGTTTCCAggtgtcctcttgtctccaggtgttgttttttctccaggtgtcctcttgtctccaggtgtcctcttgtctccaggtcttgttttgtctccagaggtcttgttttgtctccaggtgtccacttgtctccaggtgtagttttgtctccaggtgtcctcttgtctccaagtgttgttttgtctccaggtgtcctcttgtctccaagtgttgttttgtctccaggtgtcctcttgtctccaggtgtccccttgtctccaggtgtagttttgtctcttGGTGTCCCCGTGTCTCTAGGTGTAGTCTTGTCTCTAggtgtcctcttgtctccaggtgtcctcttgtctccaggtgtagttttgtctcctggtatcctcttgtctccaggtgtcctcttgtctccaggtgtagttttgtctcttGGTGTCCTCTTGTTTCCAggtgtcctcttgtctccaagtgttgttttgtctccaggtgtcctcttgtctccaagtgttgttttgtctccaagtgttgttttgtctccagttgttgttttgtctccaggtgtagttttgtctcctggtatcctcttgtctccaggtgtccccttgtctccaggtgttctcttgtctccaggtgtagttttgtctcctggtatcctcttgtctccaggtgtcccCTTGTCTCCAGGTttcctcttgtctccaggtcttgttttgtctccaggtgtccccttgtctccaggtgtagttttgtctccaggtgtcctcttgtctccaagtgttgttttgtctccaggtgttgttttgtctccaggtgtagttttgtctcctggtatcctcttgtctccaggtgtagtTTTGTCCCCAGGTGTAgttttgtctccaggtgtcTTCTTGTCTTCAGGTGTCttcttgtctccaggtgtcctcttgtctccaggtgttgttttgtctcctggtatcctcttgtctccaggtgtcctcttgtctccaggtgtagttttgtctccaggtgtcctcttgtctccaagtgttgttttgtctccaggtgtccccttgtctccaggtgtcctcttgtctccaggtgtagttttgtctccaggtgtcctcttgtctccaggtgtagtcttgtctccaggtgtcctcttgtctccaggtgtagttttgtctccaggtgttctcttgtctccaggtgtagttttgtctcctggtatcctcttgtctccaggtgtcctcttgtctccaggtgtagttttgtctcttggtgtcctcttgtctccaggtgtcctcttgtctccaagtgttgttttgtctccaggtgtcctcttgtctccaggtgtagttttgtctcctggtatcctcttgtctccaggtgtagtTTTGTCCCCAGGTGTAgttttgtctccaggtgtcTTCTTGTCTTCAGGTGTCttcttgtctccaggtgtcctcttgtctccaggtgttgttttgtctcctggtatcctcttgtctccaggtgtcctcttgtctccaggtgtagttttgtctccaggtgtcctcttgtctccaagtgttgttttgtctccaggtgtccccttgtctccaggtgtcctcttgtctccaggtgtagttttgtctccaggtgtcctcttgtctccaggtgtagtcttgtctccaggtgtcctcttgtctccaggtgtagttttgtctccaggtgttctcttgtctccaggtgtagttttgtctcctggtatcctcttgtctccaggtgtcctcttgtctccaggtgtagttttgtctcttggtgtcctcttgtctccaggtgtcctcttgtctccaagtgttgttttgtctccaggtgtcctcttgtctccaagtgttgttttgtctccaagtgttgttttgtctccagttgtagttttgtctcctggtatcctcttgtctccaggtgtccccttgtctccaggtgtagttttgtctccaggtgttctcttgtctccaggtgtagttttgtctcctggtatcctcttgtctccaggtgtcccCTTGTCTCCAG gtgtcctcttgtctccaggtgtagttttgtctcttggtgtcctcttgtctccaggtgtcctcttgtctccaagtgttgttttgtctccaggtgtcctcttgtctccaagtgttgttttgtctccagttgtagttttgtctcctggtatcctcttgtctccaggtgtccccttgtctccaggtgtagtTTTGTCTCCAGGTGTTCTCTTGTCTCCAGATGTAGTTTTGTCTCCTGGTatcctcttgtctccaggtgtcccCTTGTCTCCAGGTttcctcttgtctccaggtgtagtTTTGTCTCCTGGTGTCCccttgtctccaggtgtccccttgtctccaggtgtcctcttgtctccaggtgtagttttgtctccaggtgtcctctTATCTCcaagtgttgttttgtctccaggtgttgttttgtctccaggtgtagttttgtctcctggtatcctcttgtctccaggtgtccccttgtctccaggtgtcctcttgtctccaggtgtagttttgtctcttggtgtcctcttgtctccaggtgtcctcttgtctccaagtgttgttttgtctccaggtgtcctcttgtctccaagtgttgttttgtctccaggtgtagttttgtctcctggtgtagttttgtctcttggtgtcctcttgtctccaggtgtcctcttgtctccaagtgttgttttgtctccaggtgtcctcttgtctccaagtgttgttttgtctccagttgtagttttgtctcctggtatcctcttgtctccaggtgtccccttgtctccaggtgtagtTTTGTCTCCAGGTGTTCTCTTGTCTCCAGATGTAGTTTTGTCTCCTGGTatcctcttgtctccaggtgtcccCTTGTCTCCAGGTttcctcttgtctccaggtgttgttttgtctccaggtgtccccttgtctccaggtgttgttttgtctccaggtgtagttttgtctccaggtgtcctctTATCTCcaagtgttgttttgtctccaggtgttgttttgtctccaggtgtagttttgtctcctggtatcctcttgtctccaggtgtccccttgtctccaggtgtcctcttgtctccaggtgtagttttgtctcttggtgtcctcttgtctccaggtgtcctcttgtctccaagtgttgttttgtctccaggtgtTCTCTTGTCTCcaagtgttgttttgtctccaagtgttgttttgtctccagttgttgttttgtctgcaggtgtagttttgtctcctggtatcctcttgtctccaggtgtagttttgtctccaggtgttctcttgtctccaggtgtagttttgtctcctggtatcctcttgtctccaggtgtcccCTTGTCTCCAGGTttcctcttgtctccaggtcttgttttgtctccaggtgtccccttgtctccaggtgtcctcttgtctccaagtgttgttttgtctccaggtgtccccttgtctccaggtgtcctcttgtctccaggtTTAGTTTTGTCTCTTGGTGTtctcttgtctccaggtgtagttttgtctctaggtgtcctcttgtctccatgtgtagtcttgtctccaggtgtcctcttgtctccaggtgtagttttgtctccaggtgtcctcttgtctccaggtgtagttttgtctctAGGTGTtctcttgtctccaggtgtagttttgtctctaggtgtcctcttgtctccaggtgtagtcttgtctccaggtgtcctcttgtctccaggtgtcgttttgtctccaggtgttctcttgtgtccaggtgtccccttgCCTCcaggtgttgttttgtctctagGTGTCCTCTCTTCTCCAGGTGTCCTGTTGTCTCcacttcttgttttgtctccaggtgtcctcttgtctccaggtgtagttttgtctccaagtgtcctcttgtctccaggtgttttttttgtctctcggtgtcctcttgtctccaggtgtcctcttgtctccaagtgtagttttgtctccaggtgtcctcATGTCTCTTGGTATCCTCTTGCCTCcaggtgttgttttgtctctaggtgtcctcttgtctccaggtgtcctcttgtctccaggtctttttttgtctccagGTCTTGTTTTATCTCCAggtgtcctcttgtctccaggtgtcctcttgtctccaggtgtagttttgtctccaggtgttttttttttgtctctaggtgtcctcttgtctccaggtgtcctcttgtctccaggtgttgttttgtctcttggtgtcctcttgtctccaggtgtttttttgtctctaggtgtcctcttgtctccaggtgtcctcttgtctccaagtgtagttttgtctccaggtgtcctcATGTCTCTAGGTATCCTCTTGCCTCcaggtgttgttttgtctctaggtgtcctcttgtctccaggtgtcctcttgtctccaggtgtagttttgtctccaggtgttttttttttgtctccaggtgtttttttttgtctctaggtgtcctcttgtctccaggtgtcctcttgtctccaggtgttgttttgtctcttggtgtcctcttgtctccaggtgtagttttgtctccaggtgtcctcgtgtctccaggtgtcctcgtgtctccaggtgtcctcttgtctccaggtgtcctctAG
- the LOC110971729 gene encoding protein FAM186A-like isoform X14 produces MQSRLVEMGSWKQHPTVDRCSFVSRCSFVSRCPLVSRYSFVSRCCFVSRCPLLSRCPLVSKCCFVSRCPLVSRCPLVSRCSFVSRCLLVFRCLLVSRCPLVSRCCFFSRCPLVSRCPLVSRSCFVSRGLVLSPGVHLSPGVVLSPGVLLSPSVVLSPGVLLSPSVVLSPGVLLSPGVPLSPGVVLSLGVPVSLGVVLSLGVLLSPGVLLSPGVVLSPGILLSPGVLLSPGVVLSLGVLLFPGVLLSPSVVLSPGVLLSPSVVLSPSVVLSPVVVLSPGVVLSPGILLSPGVPLSPGVLLSPGVVLSPGILLSPGVPLSPGFLLSPGLVLSPGVPLSPGVVLSPGVLLSPSVVLSPGVVLSPGVVLSPGILLSPGVVLSPGVVLSPGVFLSSGVFLSPGVLLSPGVVLSPGILLSPGVLLSPGVVLSPGVLLSPSVVLSPGVPLSPGVLLSPGVVLSPGVLLSPGVVLSPGVLLSPGVVLSPGVLLSPGVVLSPGILLSPGVLLSPGVVLSLGVLLSPGVLLSPSVVLSPGVLLSPGVVLSPGILLSPGVVLSPGVVLSPGVFLSSGVFLSPGVLLSPGVVLSPGILLSPGVLLSPGVVLSPGVLLSPSVVLSPGVPLSPGVLLSPGVVLSPGVLLSPGVVLSPGVLLSPGVVLSPGVLLSPGVVLSPGILLSPGVLLSPGVVLSLGVLLSPGVLLSPSVVLSPGVLLSPSVVLSPSVVLSPVVVLSPGILLSPGVPLSPGVLLSPGVVLSLGVLLSPGVLLSPSVVLSPGVLLSPSVVLSPVVVLSPGILLSPGVPLSPGVVLSPGVLLSPDVVLSPGILLSPGVPLSPGFLLSPGVVLSPGVPLSPGVPLSPGVLLSPGVVLSPGVLLSPSVVLSPGVVLSPGVVLSPGILLSPGVPLSPGVLLSPGVVLSLGVLLSPGVLLSPSVVLSPGVLLSPSVVLSPGVVLSPGVVLSLGVLLSPGVLLSPSVVLSPGVLLSPSVVLSPVVVLSPGILLSPGVPLSPGVVLSPGVLLSPDVVLSPGILLSPGVPLSPGFLLSPGVVLSPGVPLSPGVVLSPGVVLSPGVLLSPSVVLSPGVVLSPGVVLSPGILLSPGVPLSPGVLLSPGVVLSLGVLLSPGVLLSPSVVLSPGVLLSPSVVLSPSVVLSPVVVLSAGVVLSPGILLSPGVVLSPGVLLSPGVVLSPGILLSPGVPLSPGFLLSPGLVLSPGVPLSPGVLLSPSVVLSPGVPLSPGVLLSPGLVLSLGVLLSPGVVLSLGVLLSPCVVLSPGVLLSPGVVLSPGVLLSPGVVLSLGVLLSPGVVLSLGVLLSPGVVLSPGVLLSPGVVLSPGVLLCPGVPLPPGVVLSLGVLSSPGVLLSPLLVLSPGVLLSPGVVLSPSVLLSPGVFFVSRCPLVSRCPLVSKCSFVSRCPHVSWYPLASRCCFVSRCPLVSRCPLVSRSFFVSRSCFISRCPLVSRCPLVSRCSFVSRCFFFVSRCPLVSRCPLVSRCCFVSWCPLVSRCFFVSRCPLVSRCPLVSKCSFVSRCPHVSRYPLASRCCFVSRCPLVSRCPLVSRCSFVSRCFFFVSRCFFLSLGVLLSPGVLLSPGVVLSLGVLLSPGVVLSPGVLVSPGVLVSPGVLLSPGVL; encoded by the exons atgcagagtagactggtggaaatgggcagctggaagcagcatCCAACAGTGGACAGGTGTAgttttgtctccaggtgtagttttgtctccaggtgtcctcttgtctccaggtATAGTTTTGTCTCCagatgttgttttgtctccaggtgtcctcttttgtccaggtgtcctcttgtctccaagtgttgttttgtctccaggtgtccccttgtctccaggtgtcctcttgtctccaggtgtagttttgtctccaggtgtcTTCTTGTCTTCAGGTGTCTTCTTGTTTCCAggtgtcctcttgtctccaggtgttgttttttctccaggtgtcctcttgtctccaggtgtcctcttgtctccaggtcttgttttgtctccagaggtcttgttttgtctccaggtgtccacttgtctccaggtgtagttttgtctccaggtgtcctcttgtctccaagtgttgttttgtctccaggtgtcctcttgtctccaagtgttgttttgtctccaggtgtcctcttgtctccaggtgtccccttgtctccaggtgtagttttgtctcttGGTGTCCCCGTGTCTCTAGGTGTAGTCTTGTCTCTAggtgtcctcttgtctccaggtgtcctcttgtctccaggtgtagttttgtctcctggtatcctcttgtctccaggtgtcctcttgtctccaggtgtagttttgtctcttGGTGTCCTCTTGTTTCCAggtgtcctcttgtctccaagtgttgttttgtctccaggtgtcctcttgtctccaagtgttgttttgtctccaagtgttgttttgtctccagttgttgttttgtctccaggtgtagttttgtctcctggtatcctcttgtctccaggtgtccccttgtctccaggtgttctcttgtctccaggtgtagttttgtctcctggtatcctcttgtctccaggtgtcccCTTGTCTCCAGGTttcctcttgtctccaggtcttgttttgtctccaggtgtccccttgtctccaggtgtagttttgtctccaggtgtcctcttgtctccaagtgttgttttgtctccaggtgttgttttgtctccaggtgtagttttgtctcctggtatcctcttgtctccaggtgtagtTTTGTCCCCAGGTGTAgttttgtctccaggtgtcTTCTTGTCTTCAGGTGTCttcttgtctccaggtgtcctcttgtctccaggtgttgttttgtctcctggtatcctcttgtctccaggtgtcctcttgtctccaggtgtagttttgtctccaggtgtcctcttgtctccaagtgttgttttgtctccaggtgtccccttgtctccaggtgtcctcttgtctccaggtgtagttttgtctccaggtgtcctcttgtctccaggtgtagtcttgtctccaggtgtcctcttgtctccaggtgtagttttgtctccaggtgttctcttgtctccaggtgtagttttgtctcctggtatcctcttgtctccaggtgtcctcttgtctccaggtgtagttttgtctcttggtgtcctcttgtctccaggtgtcctcttgtctccaagtgttgttttgtctccaggtgtcctcttgtctccaggtgtagttttgtctcctggtatcctcttgtctccaggtgtagtTTTGTCCCCAGGTGTAgttttgtctccaggtgtcTTCTTGTCTTCAGGTGTCttcttgtctccaggtgtcctcttgtctccaggtgttgttttgtctcctggtatcctcttgtctccaggtgtcctcttgtctccaggtgtagttttgtctccaggtgtcctcttgtctccaagtgttgttttgtctccaggtgtccccttgtctccaggtgtcctcttgtctccaggtgtagttttgtctccaggtgtcctcttgtctccaggtgtagtcttgtctccaggtgtcctcttgtctccaggtgtagttttgtctccaggtgttctcttgtctccaggtgtagttttgtctcctggtatcctcttgtctccaggtgtcctcttgtctccaggtgtagttttgtctcttggtgtcctcttgtctccaggtgtcctcttgtctccaagtgttgttttgtctccaggtgtcctcttgtctccaagtgttgttttgtctccaagtgttgttttgtctccagttgtagttttgtctcctggtatcctcttgtctccaggtgtccccttgtctccag gtgtcctcttgtctccaggtgtagttttgtctcttggtgtcctcttgtctccaggtgtcctcttgtctccaagtgttgttttgtctccaggtgtcctcttgtctccaagtgttgttttgtctccagttgtagttttgtctcctggtatcctcttgtctccaggtgtccccttgtctccaggtgtagtTTTGTCTCCAGGTGTTCTCTTGTCTCCAGATGTAGTTTTGTCTCCTGGTatcctcttgtctccaggtgtcccCTTGTCTCCAGGTttcctcttgtctccaggtgtagtTTTGTCTCCTGGTGTCCccttgtctccaggtgtccccttgtctccaggtgtcctcttgtctccaggtgtagttttgtctccaggtgtcctctTATCTCcaagtgttgttttgtctccaggtgttgttttgtctccaggtgtagttttgtctcctggtatcctcttgtctccaggtgtccccttgtctccaggtgtcctcttgtctccaggtgtagttttgtctcttggtgtcctcttgtctccaggtgtcctcttgtctccaagtgttgttttgtctccaggtgtcctcttgtctccaagtgttgttttgtctccaggtgtagttttgtctcctggtgtagttttgtctcttggtgtcctcttgtctccaggtgtcctcttgtctccaagtgttgttttgtctccaggtgtcctcttgtctccaagtgttgttttgtctccagttgtagttttgtctcctggtatcctcttgtctccaggtgtccccttgtctccaggtgtagtTTTGTCTCCAGGTGTTCTCTTGTCTCCAGATGTAGTTTTGTCTCCTGGTatcctcttgtctccaggtgtcccCTTGTCTCCAGGTttcctcttgtctccaggtgttgttttgtctccaggtgtccccttgtctccaggtgttgttttgtctccaggtgtagttttgtctccaggtgtcctctTATCTCcaagtgttgttttgtctccaggtgttgttttgtctccaggtgtagttttgtctcctggtatcctcttgtctccaggtgtccccttgtctccaggtgtcctcttgtctccaggtgtagttttgtctcttggtgtcctcttgtctccaggtgtcctcttgtctccaagtgttgttttgtctccaggtgtTCTCTTGTCTCcaagtgttgttttgtctccaagtgttgttttgtctccagttgttgttttgtctgcaggtgtagttttgtctcctggtatcctcttgtctccaggtgtagttttgtctccaggtgttctcttgtctccaggtgtagttttgtctcctggtatcctcttgtctccaggtgtcccCTTGTCTCCAGGTttcctcttgtctccaggtcttgttttgtctccaggtgtccccttgtctccaggtgtcctcttgtctccaagtgttgttttgtctccaggtgtccccttgtctccaggtgtcctcttgtctccaggtTTAGTTTTGTCTCTTGGTGTtctcttgtctccaggtgtagttttgtctctaggtgtcctcttgtctccatgtgtagtcttgtctccaggtgtcctcttgtctccaggtgtagttttgtctccaggtgtcctcttgtctccaggtgtagttttgtctctAGGTGTtctcttgtctccaggtgtagttttgtctctaggtgtcctcttgtctccaggtgtagtcttgtctccaggtgtcctcttgtctccaggtgtcgttttgtctccaggtgttctcttgtgtccaggtgtccccttgCCTCcaggtgttgttttgtctctagGTGTCCTCTCTTCTCCAGGTGTCCTGTTGTCTCcacttcttgttttgtctccaggtgtcctcttgtctccaggtgtagttttgtctccaagtgtcctcttgtctccaggtgttttttttgtctctcggtgtcctcttgtctccaggtgtcctcttgtctccaagtgtagttttgtctccaggtgtcctcATGTCTCTTGGTATCCTCTTGCCTCcaggtgttgttttgtctctaggtgtcctcttgtctccaggtgtcctcttgtctccaggtctttttttgtctccagGTCTTGTTTTATCTCCAggtgtcctcttgtctccaggtgtcctcttgtctccaggtgtagttttgtctccaggtgttttttttttgtctctaggtgtcctcttgtctccaggtgtcctcttgtctccaggtgttgttttgtctcttggtgtcctcttgtctccaggtgtttttttgtctctaggtgtcctcttgtctccaggtgtcctcttgtctccaagtgtagttttgtctccaggtgtcctcATGTCTCTAGGTATCCTCTTGCCTCcaggtgttgttttgtctctaggtgtcctcttgtctccaggtgtcctcttgtctccaggtgtagttttgtctccaggtgttttttttttgtctccaggtgtttttttttgtctctaggtgtcctcttgtctccaggtgtcctcttgtctccaggtgttgttttgtctcttggtgtcctcttgtctccaggtgtagttttgtctccaggtgtcctcgtgtctccaggtgtcctcgtgtctccaggtgtcctcttgtctccaggtgtcctctAG